From Apium graveolens cultivar Ventura chromosome 9, ASM990537v1, whole genome shotgun sequence, the proteins below share one genomic window:
- the LOC141687124 gene encoding uncharacterized protein LOC141687124, which yields MASSSINPWTRPLVSSSGPDLSSVLYIHPSDANTSQLVSVKFNGTGYSNWKRSIMLRLSAKNKLCFVDRTVMKPNVGTAEFKAWEHCNDLVCLWLLNGLDESISRSVMFFKTAREIWLDLEERFGYASMTQIFSIEQQLADLSQGSKSVSDFFTKIKALWDAMNDISPISCCTCNKCTCNVSQKVLQMQQDQRLLQFMMKLTDRFATVRGNILMQQPLPSLSNAFKMFSQEERHQELSTLSAQTESLAFVADNKRNSRPGVPYSQMSTYTRKAHINSAGGTGSTGNGPNSGFKKGNNYFCTHCNIVGHSIERCFKVHGYPPNFENNKDRKFVAVSHTHPGADPSNASLSSSANPTITVAQYEQLMELLNKQTISTESQDSSHHAMLAGLFAEKESNSSW from the exons ATGGCGTCAAGTAGCATTAATCCATGGACAAGACCCCTTGTGTCATCTTCAGGTCCAGATCTGTCTAGTGTTCTTTACATTCATCCTTCGGATGCAAACACTTCACAACTCGTGTCTGTCAAGTTTAATGGAACAGGCTATAGTAATTGGAAACGTTCTATCATGCTAAGATTATCTGCTAAAAATAAGCTTTGTTTTGTTGATAGAACAGTCATGAAACCTAATGTTGGAACTGCTGAGTTTAAAGCCTGGGAACACTGTAATGATTTGGTTTGTTTATGGTTACTGAACGGCTTAGATGAATCTATATCTCGCAGTGTTATGTTTTTCAAAACAGCTCGAGAGATTTGGCTTGACTTGGAAGAAAGATTTGGTTATGCATCTATGACACAAATCTTCTCTATTGAACAACAACTTGCTGATCTCAGTCAAGGATCTAAGAGTGTTTCAgatttttttacaaaaattaagGCTTTGTGGGATGCTATGAATGATATTAGTCCTATATCTTGCTGCACTTGCAATAAATGCACCTGTAATGTGTCACAAAAAGTGCTGCAAATGCAACAGGATCAAAGGTTATTGCAATTTATGATGAAACTTACTGATAGATTTGCTACTGTAAGAGGCAATATCTTAATGCAGCAACCATTGCCTAGCCTCTCAAATGCCTTTAAAATGTTCTCTCAAGAAGAAAGGCATCAAGAGTTGTCTACTCTAAGTGCACAAACTGAATCTCTGGCTTTTGTTGCTGATAATAAAAGGAATTCTAGGCCAGGAGTACCTTATTCTCAAATGTCAACTTATACAAGAAAAGCACACATCAACTCTGCTGGTGGTACTGGTTCAACTGGAAATGGCCCTAATTCTGGATTTAAGAAGGGAAACAATTACTTTTGCACTCATTGCAACATTGTTGGACACAGTATTGAAAGGTGTTTTAAAGTACATGGATATCCTCCAAACTTCGAGAACAATAAGGATAGAAAATTTGTTGCAGTTTCTCATACTCATCCTGGTGCTGACCCATCAAATGCATCTCTATCCTCTTCTGCTAATCCTACCATTACTGTGGCTCAGTATGAACAGCTTATGGAGCTTCTTAATAAACAGACTATTTCTACAGAATCACAGGATTCTTCTCATCACGCTATGTTAGCTG GACTCTTTGCAGAAAAGGAATCCAATTCTTCTTGGTAA
- the LOC141684589 gene encoding uncharacterized protein LOC141684589 isoform X1 has product MLQDWLISSGGSLGKKYISMMDFRGASWVGDIYQKFEAMCMEVEETICEDAVKFVESQVHNVGSNMKKFYTDVMQDLASTDSTAPVKLPVANLPLDSHADAKIDEDKKASNKKDSNKVVNLFTNDHKVIDREDGDQVSSLDEHVKLGGNSCSRGSSKISFSMQDTKGEQHEGTTVGCKKVPNKDCCQKITSKNQVLQNQDEASSVSEIIHEHATNEHMVLASPQASVEVVGWEWDSREEEKEIGSCEGFDVDDFTVHGPLSTDVLSSRTGEGLARDFIETDSSVKLDVLGDSKTCQLTGELVYSGKKNAGNEDVIENSDKTDLEADTTDDDEIKLEETCVFVNDNNVSFASYKDKQPWSYKKKMRDAFSLKKKLSRRQEYKKLVTQYGNANMSSSLTCVDTVTHTVSPESNKPELRTGEYCESDWELL; this is encoded by the exons ATGCTCCAGGATTGGCTCATATC TAGTGGTGGCTCCTTGGGTAAAAAGTACATTAGCATGATGGACTTTAGAGGTGCCTCTTGGGTTGGAGACATTTATCAGAAGTTTGAAGCTATGTGTATGGAGGTTGAAGAAACAATTTGTGAA GATGCTGTTAAGTTTGTAGAAAGTCAGGTGCACAATGTGGGATCAAATATGAAAAAATTCTATACTGATGTCATGCAAGATTTGGCTTCCACAGATTCTACAGCTCCTGTAAAACTACCTGTCGCTAATTTGCCTCTGGACTCTCATGCTGATGCTAAAATTGATGAGGATAAGAAAGCAAGCAACAAAAAAGATAGTAATAAGGTTGTTAATCTATTTACTAATGATCATAAAGTAATTGACCGAGAAGATGGAGATCAGGTGTCATCACTTGATGAACACGTCAAACTAGGGGGAAACTCATGCTCTAGAGGTTCCAGTAAAATATCATTCTCGATGCAAGACACAAAAGGAGAACAACATGAAGGTACAACTGTCGGTTGCAAGAAGGTTCCTAACAAGGACTGCTGCCAAAAGATAACCTCAAAGAATCAGGTGCTGCAGAACCAGGATGAAGCATCATCGGTGTCTGAAATTATACATGAGCATGCAACTAATGAGCATATGGTTTTAGCATCACCACAAGCTTCAGTTGAAGTAGTAGGATGGGAATGGGATTCCAGAGAAGAAGAGAAAGAAATAGGTAGTTGCGAGGGTTTTGACGTTGATGACTTCACAGTTCATGGTCCACTATCTACTGATGTGCTGTCATCGCGTACTGGTGAAGGCTTGGCTCGAGATTTTATAG AGACGGATTCTTCGGTAAAACTAGACGTATTAGGTGATTCAAAAACTTGTCAATTGACTGGTGAGCTGGTTTATTCAG GAAAGAAAAATGCAGGAAACGAAGATGTGATTGAAAATAGTGATAAAACAGATCTAGAGGCGGACACCACTGATGATGATGAGATAAAGTTGGAGGAAACATGTGTCTTCGTGAATGATAACAACGTTTCTTTTGCTTCCTACAAGGATAAGCAACCCTGGTCGTACAAG AAAAAGATGAGAGACGCTTTCTCATTAAAAAAGAAATTGTCGAGAAGGCAAGAGTATAAAAAACTCGTAACACAGTACGGAAACGCGAATATGAGTTCAAGCCTAACATGTGTTGATACAGTCACACATACCGTCTCCCCAGAGTCGAACAAACCAGAGTTGCGAACTGGTGAGTATTGCGAGTCAGACTGGGAACTTCTGTAA
- the LOC141684589 gene encoding uncharacterized protein LOC141684589 isoform X2, producing MMDFRGASWVGDIYQKFEAMCMEVEETICEDAVKFVESQVHNVGSNMKKFYTDVMQDLASTDSTAPVKLPVANLPLDSHADAKIDEDKKASNKKDSNKVVNLFTNDHKVIDREDGDQVSSLDEHVKLGGNSCSRGSSKISFSMQDTKGEQHEGTTVGCKKVPNKDCCQKITSKNQVLQNQDEASSVSEIIHEHATNEHMVLASPQASVEVVGWEWDSREEEKEIGSCEGFDVDDFTVHGPLSTDVLSSRTGEGLARDFIETDSSVKLDVLGDSKTCQLTGELVYSGKKNAGNEDVIENSDKTDLEADTTDDDEIKLEETCVFVNDNNVSFASYKDKQPWSYKKKMRDAFSLKKKLSRRQEYKKLVTQYGNANMSSSLTCVDTVTHTVSPESNKPELRTGEYCESDWELL from the exons ATGATGGACTTTAGAGGTGCCTCTTGGGTTGGAGACATTTATCAGAAGTTTGAAGCTATGTGTATGGAGGTTGAAGAAACAATTTGTGAA GATGCTGTTAAGTTTGTAGAAAGTCAGGTGCACAATGTGGGATCAAATATGAAAAAATTCTATACTGATGTCATGCAAGATTTGGCTTCCACAGATTCTACAGCTCCTGTAAAACTACCTGTCGCTAATTTGCCTCTGGACTCTCATGCTGATGCTAAAATTGATGAGGATAAGAAAGCAAGCAACAAAAAAGATAGTAATAAGGTTGTTAATCTATTTACTAATGATCATAAAGTAATTGACCGAGAAGATGGAGATCAGGTGTCATCACTTGATGAACACGTCAAACTAGGGGGAAACTCATGCTCTAGAGGTTCCAGTAAAATATCATTCTCGATGCAAGACACAAAAGGAGAACAACATGAAGGTACAACTGTCGGTTGCAAGAAGGTTCCTAACAAGGACTGCTGCCAAAAGATAACCTCAAAGAATCAGGTGCTGCAGAACCAGGATGAAGCATCATCGGTGTCTGAAATTATACATGAGCATGCAACTAATGAGCATATGGTTTTAGCATCACCACAAGCTTCAGTTGAAGTAGTAGGATGGGAATGGGATTCCAGAGAAGAAGAGAAAGAAATAGGTAGTTGCGAGGGTTTTGACGTTGATGACTTCACAGTTCATGGTCCACTATCTACTGATGTGCTGTCATCGCGTACTGGTGAAGGCTTGGCTCGAGATTTTATAG AGACGGATTCTTCGGTAAAACTAGACGTATTAGGTGATTCAAAAACTTGTCAATTGACTGGTGAGCTGGTTTATTCAG GAAAGAAAAATGCAGGAAACGAAGATGTGATTGAAAATAGTGATAAAACAGATCTAGAGGCGGACACCACTGATGATGATGAGATAAAGTTGGAGGAAACATGTGTCTTCGTGAATGATAACAACGTTTCTTTTGCTTCCTACAAGGATAAGCAACCCTGGTCGTACAAG AAAAAGATGAGAGACGCTTTCTCATTAAAAAAGAAATTGTCGAGAAGGCAAGAGTATAAAAAACTCGTAACACAGTACGGAAACGCGAATATGAGTTCAAGCCTAACATGTGTTGATACAGTCACACATACCGTCTCCCCAGAGTCGAACAAACCAGAGTTGCGAACTGGTGAGTATTGCGAGTCAGACTGGGAACTTCTGTAA